A genome region from Anastrepha obliqua isolate idAnaObli1 chromosome 4, idAnaObli1_1.0, whole genome shotgun sequence includes the following:
- the LOC129245002 gene encoding E3 ubiquitin-protein ligase SHPRH, with amino-acid sequence MRKILLSKIAVEHDAASEELMDTTEGQFKYFRWNGKQWRTIFPFPTLILTENYSLEKEWNNFVFVEVSADNFLSISYKPSKMPPNKVRMTLEFLFASIFTNYPKPIGYESSLAFFEENEDAADNERNLMQEYATTALYDALYQKHLTLRPLSEPTLPTLPECFRPTLCDYQVRTVQWLLKREQEVSRFPNYYMHLKAKDGKTSLYKHLLSWHVQESEPPPIELSPGGILADEMGLGKTVEMLALIVLNPRKLQLPEYSALNIINYEPLVKRRRRSDNLFCICTRKSKLQVRQCVSCSLLQHENCVSRFDENDFDDKEYICPSCWYVATQIALLPAATTFIVAPSTIKTQWLSEIKRHIRPTLRVFDYNELAAANWISPRQLATYDVVLTDYSVLRREIYHTSAYVSERVTRNEQRSMRRMSPLLMVQWWRVCLDEAQMVESNTSNVATLVRQLPAVNRWAVTGTPIQRSINDLRGLLEFIGFKEPLATTIGWKALIDEFVLQQNAAVDCEHKQLTLVDVLQRCMWRTCKSKVSAELQIPPQTEEVHRITLSNLEKLFYTEQHALCESSFQHVLQKHLGRTEVVLKISPKIMGMLLQPLLKIRQCCIIPVVNTSSGYKKNSANVLQKQFLQPKDLHAHLKSTNEIECKSELRTMASSYNGMAAIYFIQGNYEQAIKNYEMVLRLSRDYKDINITVDSLLQIHALHNIQQAFYTSPSNPNQMSADVIAKYEEECSALEWKYLEPYAARMNAIATSCLSAQETLTTLESTVEAPLLDFINMLTNKVQMENEKLSIALLNRFHDDLVTALRGNPKMEELESLSGMLYILVIWYQKVLAAQKHLNEEFTNLQFYTMHVCARAKNTPAIWREMTQFISSVSECHLSEILDDKKEQEKEKSSRKSKKSKKVLCKLCQIRNALNDYECLLFNKVVDESNNMTEGLENPSFEVALIKVLFTFLRTKAGFQSHTPQIEKHWEAIECRQQLCKKLIKCWIEIEYTVKAYDELDMCKMRISLAANEKEKTHFKLLDYELDATFMEQQVNLLNAQHEFAMKLARLKYIKHLEADAAAGPCPICQSEDENLLAVLECGHSICLICLRTIRQYNSHQKICCPICRNQQSSEKIYYVTRNATSLAETPIQVVGDFSSKITYIVRLILQLQHKHAKDVQPLKILVFSQWTEILHPIATALAQNGIRHRFNLTPRTIDEFKNPQLGVTCLLMPLRRGCNGLNLIEATHVFLVEPILNPGEEAQAIGRVHRFGQTKPTTVHRFIVCNTIEENIFNVVNAGKQSQSNWEFKKMSVESLRNLFLLRNDVSEEYTTNTDERM; translated from the exons ATGCGTAAAATACTTTTATCTAAAATAGCTGTGGAACATGACGCCGCTTCTGAGGAGCTGATGGACACAACTGAAggccaatttaaatattttcggtGGAATGGTAAACAATGGAGGACCATTTTCCCCTTCCCCACACTGATACTCACAGAGAATTATTCATTGGAAAAAGAAtggaacaattttgtttttgttgaagtttCTGCTGATAATTTTTTGTCGATTTCCTATAAACCAAGTAAAATGCCGCCCAACAAAGTACGGATGACACTGGAGTTTTTATTTGCAAGTATTTTCACAAATTACCCAAAACCAATAGGATATGAAAGTTCTCTAGCGTTTTTTGAGGAAAATGAAGATGCAGCTGATAATGAGCGTAATTTAATGCAAGAAtatgccaccactgcactttatGATGCATTGTATCAGAAACATCTTACCTTACGGCCATTAAGTGAGCCAACACTGCCAACGTTGCCCGAATGTTTCCGTCCAACTTTGTGTGACTACCAGGTTCGTACGGTGCAATGGCTATTGAAGAGGGAACAAGAGGTTTCACGTTTTCCTAATTACTATATGCACCTGAAGGCCAAAGATGGTAAAACAAGTTTGTATAAGCATTTATTAAGTTGGCACGTTCAAGAATCTGAACCACCACCCATTGAGTTGTCACCTGGTGGCATACTCGCTGATGAAATGGGTTTAGGTAAAACCGTCGAAATGCTGGCACTAATTGTACTGAATCCGCGCAAATTGCAACTACCCGAATATTCAGCACTAAACATTATAAATTATGAACCACTAGTAAAACGTAGACGTCGCTCAGATAatctattttgtatttgtacacgAAAATCCAAATTACAAGTGCGACAGTGCGTAAGTTGTTCATTACTACAGCACGAGAACTGTGTAAGTCGCTTTGATGAGAACGATTTTGACGATAAGGAATACATATGTCCTAGCTGCTGGTACGTCGCGACACAAATTGCTCTATTGCCAGCTGCCACCACATTCATTGTGGCACCAAGCACCATTAAAACGCAGTGGCTATCGGAGATAAAAAGACATATCAGGCCGACGCTTCGGGTTTTCGATTACAATGAATTGGCGGCAGCGAATTGGATTAGTCCTCGTCAATTGGCGACCTACGATGTGGTTCTTACCGATTACTCTGTACTGCGTCGGGAGATTTATCACACCAGCGCCTATGTGTCTGAGCGCGTGACACGAAATGAACAGCGTTCGATGAGGCGTATGTCGCCATTGCTAATGGTGCAGTGGTGGCGCGTATGTCTCGATGAAGCGCAAATGGTCGAATCGAATACATCAAATGTGGCAACTTTGGTGCGACAACTACCgg CTGTGAATCGATGGGCCGTCACTGGAACGCCCATACAACGTAGTATTAATGATTTGCGCGGCTTACTGGAATTCATCGGTTTCAAAGAGCCGCTGGCAACTACGATCGGTTGGAAAGCTTTGATAGATGAATTTGTGTTGCAACAAAATGCCGCAGTTGACTGCGAACATAAGCAGCTGACACTTGTTGATGTGCTACAACGTTGCATGTGGCGCACATGCAAGTCCAAAGTATCCGCCGAACTACAAATACCGCCGCAAACAGAAGAAGTGCATCGCATAACTTTGAGTAATTTAGAGAAATTGTTCTATACTGAACAACATGCGTTATGCGAGAGCAGCTTCCAGCATGTGCTGCAAAAACATTTGGGACGCACTGAAGTGGTACTAAAAATATCACCAAAAATAATGGGCATG CTTTTACAGCCGCTGTTGAAGATACGCCAATGCTGTATCATACCGGTTGTAAATACTAGCAGTGGCTATAAGAAAAACTCGGCAAACGTGCTGCAGAAACAATTCCTTCAACCAAAGGACTTACATGCGCACCTAAAATCCACTaacgaaattgaatgtaaaagcgAATTGCGCACAATGGCTTCCTCGTACAACG GTATGGCAGCCATCTACTTTATACAAGGCAACTACGAACAGGcgattaaaaattatgaaatggtTCTTCGTTTATCGCGCGACTACAAAGATATAAATATAAC TGTCGACAGTTTACTCCAAATCCACGCGCTACACAACATCCAACAGGCTTTCTACACTTCACCCTCCAATCCAAATCAAATGTCTGCCGACGTTATAGCTAAATACGAGGAGGAATGCAGTGCTTTGGAATGGAAGTATCTTGAGCCGTATGCTGCCAGGATGAACGCCATAGCAACTTCTTGCTTAAGCGCACAAGAAACTCTCACAACACTGGAATCAACCGTTGAAGCGCCACTTTTAGACTTCATCAACATGCTAACCAATAAAGTTCAgatggaaaatgaaaaactttcaaTTGCATTATTGAATCGTTTTCATGATGATCTCGTCACTGCTCTCCGAGGCAATCCAAAAATGGAGGAATTGGAGAGTTTATCGGGCATGTTGTATATATTGGTTATATGGTATCAGAAAGTGTTGGCAGCACAAAAGCATCTGAATGAGGAGTTTACAAATTTGCAGTTTTACACAATGCACGTTTGTGCGCGCGCCAAGAATACGCCCGCGATTTGGCGTGAGATGACTCAATTTATAAGCAGTGTGTCCGAGTGTCACCTCAGTGAGATACTT GATGACAAAAAAGAGCAAGAGAAAGAAAAGTCCAGTAGAAAgtcgaagaaatcaaaaaaggtTTTGTGTAAACTGTGTCAAATACGGAATGCACTCAATGACTACGAGTGTCTGCTATTCAACAAGGTAGTCGATGAAAGTAATAATATGACCGAAGGTTTGGAGAATCCCTCCTTTGAAGTTGCGCTGATCAAAG TCTTATTTACATTCTTACGCACCAAAGCTGGTTTTCAAAGCCACACCCCTCAAATAGAAAAGCATTGGGAAGCTATAGAATGTCGCCAGCAGCTTTGTAAGAAACTTATCAAGTGCTGGATTGAAATTGAGTATACCGTCAAGGCCTACGACGAATTGGATATGTGTAAAATGCGCATTTCTTTGGCGgcaaatgaaaaggaaaagaCACATTTCAAGCTGCTGGATTACGag CTGGATGCCACTTTTATGGAACAGCAGGTGAATTTGCTGAATGCTCAGCATGAATTTGCCATGAAACTTGCGCGTCTAAAGTATATAAAGCATTTGGAAGCGGACGCTGCTGCTGGGCCGTGCCCAATATGTCAGTCTGAAGACGAAAATCTC CTTGCCGTACTGGAGTGTGGACACAGTATATGCCTCATCTGCTTACGAACCATACGACAATACAACAGCCATCAAAAGATATGCTGTCCAATATGCCGGAATCAACAAAGTTCAGAAAA AATTTATTACGTTACACGCAATGCCACATCGCTGGCTGAGACTCCCATACAAGTCGTGGGTGACTTTTCATCTAAAATAACATACATCGTACGTTTAATCTTGCAGCTCCAACATAAGCATGCTAAAGACGTGCAACCGCTGAAGATTTTAGTATTTTCTCAATGGACTGAAATTTTACACCCTATTGCAACGGCTTTAGCGCAGAATGGCATACGTCACCGGTTTAACTTAACCCCGCGGACTATCGACGAATTTAAG AATCCCCAATTGGGTGTCACTTGTTTGCTGATGCCCTTGCGTAGAGGCTGCAATGGTTTAAACCTAATAGAGGCTActcatgtttttcttgttgaaCCAATTCTTAATCCTGGTGAAGAAGCGCAGGCAATTGGACGCGTGCATCGTTTCGGGCAAACAAA accCACTACCGTTCATCGTTTCATCGTTTGCAATACAATTgaggaaaatatattcaatgtcgTAAATGCTGGTAAACAATCGCAATCTAACTGGGAATTCAAGAAAATGTCAGTTGAAAGTTTGcgtaatttatttctattaagaAATGATGTTAGCGAAGAGTATACAACCAACACCGATGAGCGGATGTGA